The region GTTGCTCTACTTACTGTAGATTCATGCATTTCAATTTCATCAGCTATATCCTGCATGGTCATTGGTTTAATATATTTTACACCATTTTTCAAAAATTCTTTTTGTTTTTTAACAATAGCATTGGCAATTCTAAAAACAGTAATTCTTCTCTGTTCTATACTTTTTATTAACCAGAGAGCTGATTTGAATTTCTTTTTTAAGAAATCATGGGTGTCATCTCCACGATTTTTTTGCATCATTTTATAATATTGAGGATTTATCCTTAAAACCGGACTTGCTTTTTCATTGATTACTACTACAAATTCACCATTTACATTTTTTATCACTATATCAGGTGTAATATATTTTGTATTGTGTTTTTCATTAAATGAAGCAGCAGGACGAGGATTGAGAGTTTTTATAACTTTAATTGCTCTCATCACTTTTTCTTTATCTCTATCAACTTTTTTTATAATTTCTTTATAATTTTGATCCACTAATAATTGAAAATATTCTTCCACAATTTCATTAGCTATTTCAGTATTAGTATCAAGACTATCTAATTGTATTAATAAAGATTCCTGGAGATTAGGAGCAGCTACCCCAATAGGTTCCAGATAATTAATTCTTTCCAATACACTTTCTACTTTATCTTCAGAAGTATCTAAATTTTTACTTATTTCTGTCACTGATTCACAGAGAAAACCACATTGATCAAGATTTCCTAAGATATATTCTCCTATCTCTATTTCATCATCATCCAAAACTTGATATAATTGATTTTCTAGATATTCTAATAAATTAGGTTGATAACTAACAAAATTTTCATAATTATACTCATCATCTCTACTGTTAACTGTTGATGAGTAGGAAGGAGAAGAATATTGATTTTCAATACGATCATCTAATTTTTCTTTGTTATCTTCAGTATCTTTTTCAAGTAATGGATTATCTTTCAATTCTTCATCAACATACTCCTGAAGTTCCTGACTTGAAAACTGAAGTAATTCAATAGCCATTTGTAATTGTGGGGTCATAACTAATTCCTGTTTTTGTTCTAAATTTAAAGATAAACCTAAATCCATTATTTTTCTCCCCTTCTATAAAACAAGCTTTAAACTTATAAGCTTTTTTCAGCTATTTCATAAATAAGGTTTGCAAGACTGTCTGGATCATGTCGAATATAGCCATCTTCAGCAAGAAGATTATCACTTACTACTTTAATGTCACCTCTACCTTTTAATTTATTATCAACTTTAACAGCAAATGCACCTTCTTCTTTATATCTTTTTTCTAATTTTTCTCCACCTTTTTCCTGATTAACTATTACATAATCAAATACCCCTTTACCTACATGATTTTCAATTGCTTCCACATGGTCTGAAGCATTATAATCATCAGTTTCACCTGGTTGAGTCATCACATTACAAACATAAATTTTTACAGCATCACTTTTTTTAAGTTCAGAAGCAATTCCATTTACCAACAGATTAGGTAAAATACTTGTATAAAGACTACCTGGACCTATAACCAAAATTTCAGCATTTCTAATTGCTTTAATAGCATCTTCAGTTGCCTGACAATCCTCAGGTTTTAAAAAAACTTCATCTATTTTTTTGGAAGGTTTGGGAATTATTGATTCGCCAACCTTTATTGTATCATCAAGATAACGAGCTCCAAGTTTGATATTTTCATTAGAAGCTGGAATTACCTGTCCTCTAATTGCCAGTACTTTACTTGATTCTTTAATAGCATCTTCAAAATCTCCTAAAACTTCTGTCATTGAAGCTATAAAAAGATTTCCAAAACTATGACCAACTAGATGTCCTTCCCGGGAAAAACGATATCTAAATAACTGCTCCATTAATGATTCTCTTTCAGCCAGAGCCACCAAACAATTTCTTATATCTCCAGGTGGTAAAATACCTAATTCATCTCTTAGTCTACCAGAACTTCCTCCATCATCAGCAACTGTAACAATTGCCGAAAGATTGCTGCTATTTTTTTTCAAACCTCTGAGCAGATTAGAAAGTCCGGTTCCACCACCTACGACAGTAACTTTTGGTCCTTTTTCTAATAATTTCTTTTCTAAAAGAGTATCAACTATTTCTCCATTGGTTAATCTTTCTGAAACAGATATTTCAGAAATCAATTTTTTTATAGAATAATAGACTATAATCATTCCTAAGAGTAAAGAAAAAATTCCTATTATTAGAACAAAAAAACCTGTATTAATTTTTAAAATTACAAAATATTTTATTATACCTTCATAAAAAAACAACATTATCCCAAAACTGATCAAAATCATTCCAAAAAGAGCTAAAAATAGCCATCTTTTGATTCCAAGTCCTGGATATAATAATTTTAAATATTTCACAACTTACACTCCCATACTTTACTATTAGTCTATCATTCTTCTATTAATTGAGAGCTTTTATCTCTCTTTTTGTCGATATCTCTGTGTTTAATAACTGCTCTATAACCTTTGTTTTCAATAAATTCTCCCAGTTTTAAAGCTGTAAATACTGAACGGTGTTGGCCTCCAGTACAGCCAACAGCAATCGACAAATGACTTTTTCCTTCTTTTATATACTCAGGTATTAAAAATTCTATAAAATCAAATAATTTATCATAAAAATTACTGGCTACTGGCCATTTTAAAATATAATCCTGAACTTCTTTTTCTTTACCAGTTTTATTTTTGAGATGATTAACATAATGAGGGTTTGGTAAAAATCTTACATCAAAAACCAGATCAGAATCTTTGGGCATTCCATATTTAAAACCAAAAGAAACAACTGAAATAGATATCTTTTGTTCTCCACCTTCATCAAGAGAATAAATAGATTCCAGTTCATTATTAAAATCTTTTACACTTAAACGAGAAGTATCTATTATATTAGTTGATTTACCTCTAAATTCTTCCATTAATTTTCTTTCTTTTTTAATAGCTTCTATCATTCTTCCTTCTTTATCTAATGGATGTTTCCTTCTTGTTTCTTTATAACGTCTTATTAAAGTTTCATTTGACGCTTCTAAATAAAGTATTTCATAATCTATATTCATTTCTTCCAGATTGGCTAATTGACTATAAAGAGCTTCAAAAAATTCCCGTCCTCTAATATCACTAACCACTGCTATTTTATTCATTTCAGAATGAAGACACAATTTAGCAAACTTTGTTATTAAAGCAGGAGGAAGATTATCTACACAAAAATAACCTCTATCTTCAAAAAAATTAAGGGCA is a window of Halanaerobiales bacterium DNA encoding:
- the rpoN gene encoding RNA polymerase factor sigma-54, with the protein product MDLGLSLNLEQKQELVMTPQLQMAIELLQFSSQELQEYVDEELKDNPLLEKDTEDNKEKLDDRIENQYSSPSYSSTVNSRDDEYNYENFVSYQPNLLEYLENQLYQVLDDDEIEIGEYILGNLDQCGFLCESVTEISKNLDTSEDKVESVLERINYLEPIGVAAPNLQESLLIQLDSLDTNTEIANEIVEEYFQLLVDQNYKEIIKKVDRDKEKVMRAIKVIKTLNPRPAASFNEKHNTKYITPDIVIKNVNGEFVVVINEKASPVLRINPQYYKMMQKNRGDDTHDFLKKKFKSALWLIKSIEQRRITVFRIANAIVKKQKEFLKNGVKYIKPMTMQDIADEIEMHESTVSRAT
- a CDS encoding YvcK family protein; translation: MKYLKLLYPGLGIKRWLFLALFGMILISFGIMLFFYEGIIKYFVILKINTGFFVLIIGIFSLLLGMIIVYYSIKKLISEISVSERLTNGEIVDTLLEKKLLEKGPKVTVVGGGTGLSNLLRGLKKNSSNLSAIVTVADDGGSSGRLRDELGILPPGDIRNCLVALAERESLMEQLFRYRFSREGHLVGHSFGNLFIASMTEVLGDFEDAIKESSKVLAIRGQVIPASNENIKLGARYLDDTIKVGESIIPKPSKKIDEVFLKPEDCQATEDAIKAIRNAEILVIGPGSLYTSILPNLLVNGIASELKKSDAVKIYVCNVMTQPGETDDYNASDHVEAIENHVGKGVFDYVIVNQEKGGEKLEKRYKEEGAFAVKVDNKLKGRGDIKVVSDNLLAEDGYIRHDPDSLANLIYEIAEKSL
- the rapZ gene encoding RNase adapter RapZ, with protein sequence MDFLLITGMSGAGKSLALNFFEDRGYFCVDNLPPALITKFAKLCLHSEMNKIAVVSDIRGREFFEALYSQLANLEEMNIDYEILYLEASNETLIRRYKETRRKHPLDKEGRMIEAIKKERKLMEEFRGKSTNIIDTSRLSVKDFNNELESIYSLDEGGEQKISISVVSFGFKYGMPKDSDLVFDVRFLPNPHYVNHLKNKTGKEKEVQDYILKWPVASNFYDKLFDFIEFLIPEYIKEGKSHLSIAVGCTGGQHRSVFTALKLGEFIENKGYRAVIKHRDIDKKRDKSSQLIEE